In Gossypium raimondii isolate GPD5lz chromosome 12, ASM2569854v1, whole genome shotgun sequence, a single window of DNA contains:
- the LOC105765473 gene encoding mitochondrial carrier protein MTM1: protein MQAIEMAETQRRTHNPWMSSEQSSRVEINGHDLSVMEPTITDILETELGEPQDQDDNGPTNSNLGIGERAFSAAGAAVLSAIIVNPLDVVKTRLQAQAAGVPYSHPLSNLIGRMAYFGPNTMFADLRCSPSCTRAGVHGTVSICPPDCFQYKGTLDVFNKIIRQEGFSRLWRGTNAGLALAVPTVGIYLPCYDIFRNWMEGLAAQYMPSATPYAPLFAGSLARSLACATCYPIELARTRMQAFKDTQIGKKPPGVFNTLLGVVSDVKGRNPQSSLQGYRVLWTGMGAQLARDVPFSGICWSTLEPIRRKLLGLVGEESNVATVLGANFSAGFFAGSLAAAATCPLDVAKTRRQIEKDPVRALRMTTRQTLMEVWRDGGMKGLFTGVGPRVGRAGPSVGIVVSFYEVVKYVLHNHYASS, encoded by the exons ATGCAAGCAATAGAGATGGCGGAAACACAGCGGCGAACACATAATCCATGGATGAGTTCAGAGCAATCCTCGAGAGTTGAAATCAACGGTCACGATTTGTCGGTCATGGAACCGACGATAACGGACATACTTGAGACTGAACTCGGTGAGCCTCAGGATCAGGATGATAACGGTCCTACCAATTCGAATCTAGGGATTGGAGAACGAGCTTTCTCTGCTGCTGGTGCTGCCGTTTTGTCCGCCATCATCGTTAATCCGCTCGATGTTGTCAAG ACAAGGTTGCAAGCTCAGGCTGCCGGAGTACCTTACTCACATCCGTTAAGTAATCTAATTGGTCGAATGGCGTATTTCGGACCAAATACG ATGTTTGCTGATTTAAGATGTTCACCATCTTGCACCCGTGCTGGAGTCCATGGAACTGTATCAATTTGTCCTCCTGATTGTTTTCAGTACAAAGGAACATTAGATGTCTTCAACAAGATTATACGCCAG GAGGGGTTTTCTAGGTTGTGGAGAGGAACTAATGCAGGTCTTGCTTTGGCTGTCCCGACA GTGGGAATCTATTTACCTTGCTACGACATATTCCGCAACTGGATGGAGGGGCTTGCAGCACAATATATGCCTAGTGCAACACCATATGCCCCTTTGTTTGCTGGCTCTTTGGCAAGGTCACTAGCTTGTGCGACATGTTACCCTATTGAACTTGCTAGAACTCGCATGCAg GCATTTAAAGACACTCAGATCGGAAAGAAGCCTCCTGGAGTTTTTAATACCCTTCTAGGAGTTGTCTCTGATGTCAAGGGCAGAAACCCTCAGAGCAGTT TGCAAGGGTATCGTGTCTTATGGACAGGCATGGGAGCACAGCTTGCTCGCGATGTTCCTTTCTCAGGAATTTGTTGGTCAACCCTAGAGCCT ATCAGGAGAAAACTTCTGGGTTTGGTGGGTGAAGAATCCAATGTCGCTACTGTCCTTGGGGCAAATTTTTCTGCTGGGTTTTTTGCTGGAAGCCTTGCTGCTGCTGCTACCTGTCCTCTAGATGTTGCTAAAACTCGAAGGCAGATAGAG AAGGACCCTGTGAGGGCATTGCGAATGACAACGCGACAGACACTGATGGAAGTTTGGAG GGATGGAGGGATGAAGGGGCTTTTTACGGGAGTGGGTCCTCGAGTAGGCCGTGCCGGCCCTTCAGTTGGGATCGTGGTTTCATTTTATGAAGTAGTGAAGTATGTTCTACATAACCATTACGCAAGTTCATGA
- the LOC105765475 gene encoding plastid division protein PDV1 has product MVEMKWDMEIEEIEAVLEKIWDLHDKLSDAIHSISRAHFLNSIKALKESDKKKLYNDVVVGADDNRTGFVYVKEFRIDDGDSAIQEAKSLNAIRTALENLEDQLEFFHTVQIQQRVERDAAIARLEQSRIILALRLADHHGKKYKVIDEALAFVGDVHDASRYISPKNLYCSPISPSGENLASHEGKHTNMLIKLIVSSFNYAKKSLKFDHMGGILSNAAIFAVSMIAMMHLHQIAFTDGRPEENINNRRNPRKNSQLEGPSSYDHSSHLDVYLARG; this is encoded by the exons ATGGTCGAAATGAAATGGGATATGGAGATCGAGGAAATCGAAGCAGTTCTCGAGAAAATCTGGGACTTACACGACAAGCTCAGCGACGCCATTCACTCCATTTCGCGAGCTCACTTCCTTAACTCCATCAAAGCCCTAAAAGAATCCGACAAGAAGAAGCTCTACAACGATGTCGTCGTCGGCGCGGACGATAACAGGACTGGCTTCGTGTACGTCAAGGAATTTAGAATCGACGATGGTGACTCCGCAATTCAAGAGGCCAAGAGTCTTAATGCTATAAGAACTGCTCTCGAGAATCTCGAGGACCAGCTCGAATTTTTCCAC ACAGTACAAATACAGCAGCGTGTTGAGAGAGATGCTGCCATTGCACGATTAGAACAAAGCCGGATAATTCTTGCATTGAGATTGGCTGATCATCATGGTAAGAAATACAAAGTAATTGATGAAGCTCTAGCTTTCGTGGGAGATGTACACGATGCCAGCCGTTACATCTCACCTAAAAACCTTTACTGTTCACCGATTAGTCCATCTGGAGAGAATCTTGCATCGCATGAAGGGAAGCACACTAATATGCTAATCAAACTTATTGTTTCTAGCTTCAACTATGCAAAGAAATCCCTGAAATTTGACCATATGGGTGGGATACTAAGCAATGCAGCTATATTCGCAGTTAGCATGATAGCAATGATGCATCTGCATCAGATTGCTTTCACTGATGGGAGACCAGAAGAAAACATCAACAACCGAAGGAACCCGAGAAAGAATTCTCAACTTGAAGGGCCTTCATCGTATGATCATTCGAGCCACTTGGATGTGTATTTGGCCCGCGGTTAA